The sequence GCCCGGCATCTCGAGGCGCTACGCTCGATGGATTCGACGGTGAGCGCGATCTATCGCGCGCTCGGCACGGCGACGGTCGATCTCGCGCGCGAGCAGGGCATGGCGCGGCCCGACGCGCTTGCGCGCATCGCGGCGCTGCTGCGCGGCTGAGCTACGAGCCTGCGATTCACTTCGTAACCGGTGCCAGCAGGTTCGCGTCACGCGCGAGCAGCCACTTGCCGTTCTGCTTGTTGAGTATCGTCAGCGTGTGGCCCGCACGAGTCATCGCCTGGCCGCCGGGCGGGGTCACGACGACCGTAAGCCGGGTCCACATGAAAGCCCAGTCGCCGATCACCCGGATCTCCTGGATCTCGCTCTGCCCGTCGATTTGCGGTGCGCCGCCGCCGGCTTGCGCCTGCGCCGCCGCCGCGAAGTCGGCCTTGCGCATGAGCTTGCCGCCGGGCAGCAGGAACACCGCGTCGTCCGCCATCAGCGAGAGCACCGTGCCGACGTCGCCGGCTTTCGTCGCGTCCATCCACGTCGCGACCAGCGCCCGGATCTGTCTTTCGTCGTCGCTCACGATTGCGG is a genomic window of Burkholderiales bacterium containing:
- a CDS encoding SgcJ/EcaC family oxidoreductase, with amino-acid sequence MSDDERQIRALVATWMDATKAGDVGTVLSLMADDAVFLLPGGKLMRKADFAAAAQAQAGGGAPQIDGQSEIQEIRVIGDWAFMWTRLTVVVTPPGGQAMTRAGHTLTILNKQNGKWLLARDANLLAPVTK